Genomic window (Chryseobacterium bernardetii):
GATGTCGGATCAAATGAATCCCATTGATAAACTAATAAATTTGGATCAAACTCTGGCCCCCAAGATGCATCTTCTCCAAAATTGGCATATTTTTTACCATCCGCTGCACTTCCATAATAAAATGATGGATCATAACCTGCCCCATATCGAGTTTGATATTTTGCAAATGTAGATTTATCTATAAATCCTGCTTGAACTGAGGATGATAAAGTTACCCCCCAAGAATTATCCTCTTTTCCTTTACCGTTCTTTGTTGTAATAACAATTACACCGTTAAGCCCTCTTTCTCCATACAAAGCAGAAGCAGCAGCTCCTTTTAATACGTTTACAGACTCTATGTCCTCTTGATTAATGTCTGATAAAGCATTACCTAAATCGAACCCTCCATTCTGATTACCAAAAGAAGTAGATGAATTATTGACTGGCGAACCGTCAATTACAATTAAAGGATTACTTCCTCCTAAAGATTTTACTCCTCGAATAACCAAGTTTGAGGATCCTCCAAAATTAGAATTGGTTGTTACATTTAAACCAGCAACTTTACCAGATAACTGAGATGCTATATTTCCCGTATTTGTAGTTCCATCAAAAAGTTTATCAGCTTTAACTTCCTGCGACGCATAACCTAAGGATTTTTTCTCTCTTTTGATCCCAAGTGCAGTAACTACTATCCCTTCAATTTCTTTAGTCTGTGAAGTTGTATCTTTTTTCTTTTGTTGAGCATTTACAATTGCAACAGAAGAAGATAATACAACAACAAGAAGACCTGTTGTTAGTTTCTTCATATCAAATTAATTTTGTACCCTACAAATTTGTAAAACTTTCTTAACAACACAAAGGTTTTTTTCAAAAAAATAACGATTATTCAAAAATTAAGAATTAAAACGAATGAAAAATTATTAAATTAAGTTAAAAAAACACTTTTTAACAAAAACAAAAAAAATTAATTGATATTTTTTTTGAGAATACATAAATTACATCAATTATAAATATTTCCTATATCTATATTTGTTAAATACCACATTAATACACTGGTTTACAGAAATATAAAAATCACAAAAGAGAGAAAACAAAACTAAAAAAACAACATACAATGCTGTGCATATGTTTTTTTCCTTCCAAAAAAGACAATAAAAACGTCGAGCTAAGAGCAAAAAACAGATTACAATTTCAATAAAAAACAGAAATAAATTACTATAATAAAATCATAAATAGGATCCTTTCAAAAAACTGATTTATATCTTGTAATATTCCTCTGTTTTCTGCCATTCTCTATAAAATTCAGTATTTAGATTCTATTAATTGTTCAATTCTCATCTTTGAATGTTTTCATAAAAAATGCCAAAATATAAAGTTAATAGATCCGTTTTTTATAATTTTACATTTCGTATTACATAAATATGGAATTATTACATAAATGGACAGACCATTACATTGAAGCAGGATGTGATGAAGTAGGAAGAGGATGTTTAAGCGGACCGGTAGTTGCAGCAGCTGTCATTTTAGATGATAAATTCAAACAGAATCTGGTTAATGATTCAAAAAAGCTGACATTTAAAACGAGAATGGATCTGGACAGCTACATTAAAGATAATGTAAAAAATTATGCAATTGCAGAACTTCCACCTGCATTCATTGATGAGCATAACATTCTTAATGCAAGTATTCATGCCATGCATCGTGCTTTAGATCAATTAACAATAACCCCGGAACTTATTTTAGTGGATGGAAATAAATTTCATCCATACAATTATATTCCACATCAATGCATCATAAAAGGTGATTCAAAAGTACTCTCTATTGCTGCGGCATCTATTCTCGCTAAAAATTACAGAGATAGATTAATGATTGAGCTTCATGAAGAGTTTCCTGAATACGGATGGAATACCAATTTCGGATATGCTACAAAGAAGCATCAGGAAGCACTTATAAAGCACGGTCCAACAGTACATCATCGACAGTCATTCAGATTAAAATATGACTGACGGAGAAAGTAAGAATTCCTCCAATTATAAATAAAAAAGAGAAGCAAATAACTTGCTTCTCTTTTTCTATAATGAGTTATTTCTTTTTTCTTTGCTGCTCCTGAGCCTGTTGTTGCTGTTGGGCCTGCTCCATCATTTCTCTCATCTTCTTCTGGAATTTACCTTCCGTTTTTGGCTTTTCTTTATTAGCCTGAATCTGAGCGTGAATTTTCTTTTCATCAAGAATTACATATTTAATCACAAGAATGATTAAAATGTTGATCGCATTTGATACGAAATAGTACCATGAAAGACCTGATGCCGAGGTATTCAGGAAGAATAAGAATGTAATCGGGAAGATATACATTAATACTTTCATATTGGGCATTCCCTCCTGCTGTGGCTGTTGCATATTTCCTGATGTCATTACCGTATAGATCAAAATAACAATTGTACAAGCCAATGCAAAAATACTTAAGTGATCTCCAAGGAATGGAACTTTAAATGGCAATTTAATCAAATCATCATAAGCGGTTAAGTCTTTTGCAAACCAGAAGCCTTGTCCTCTCAAATCAATAAAGTTAGGGAAGAAACGGAATAATGCATAGAAGATCGGAATTTGCACCAATGCCGGTAAACATCCTGCCATCTGGTTTACTCCGGCTTTCCTGTATACTTCCATTGTTGCCTGCTGCTTCTTCATTGGATCTGCATCCTTAAATTTAGCATTAACCTCATCAATTTCCGGACGAATTACCTTCATCATTGCGCTCAGCTTATGCTGTTTGTACATAATTGGAGATAAGATTAATTTTACAATGATCGTCATGGCAAAGATTACCCAACCTGCAGATAATCCCCAGCTAGCAATAATTGCATATAACCACATGAAGAAATAACGGTTCATCGCTCCAATGAAAGACCATCCTAGCGGAAGAATTTCATCAAAGTTTTTATCGTAAGATTTCAGCAATGGTAAATCTAATGGCATAAAATACCATGTAAAATCCTGATTCAGTTCGCTTCCGGTCATCTGAACAAAACCTTCATAGTTGAATTTCTTCAGATATTCCCCTTCTTCTACATTTTCCTGATTTCCTTTACTCTGAGTAAATCCGTTTTTTGCTTCAATCACAGAAGAGAAGAACTGTTGTTTTACACCAATCCAGTTAAGTGTTTCTTTCTCCTCATCCATCGTGGTTCTTCCATCATAATCATAATCTTTATAATTATTGAAAGCATAAGAGAATTCTGAGTGAGACTGTTCCTGTGCTCTACCTTTTTCAAGGTTTCTTACATTATAATCCCAGATAAAATCTGCTTTGTTATCAGAAGTAACTGCTGAAAGACCTTGAGTTCTTACTTTAAAATCAAGTGTATATTTCGGAAGTAATGTATAAATAAACTGGATAACAGCACCATTATAGTTAGCCGTCATGGTTACAGCATTTCCATTAACAGCAGGTGTAAAAACTAAATCTTTAGTATTAATTACTTTTCCTGTTTTGTCTTTAAACTGAAAACCGTAGTTTGAATTATTTTTATTAATAAGATAAAGCGGAAGATCAGCCTGATCTGTTTTATTATTATATGCTTTGTATTCTGAAAGCTGAACTTTAGAAACCTGTCCTCCTAAGCTTGAAAATTCAATATTAAGTTCTTTATTAGACAAATTAGCGGTTTGAATTGCGCCAGGAGTTACATTTGGATTGATATTGGTGGCCTGAGCTTGTTTTACGGCATTTTTCACCTGTTCCGTTTTCTGCTGCTGAGCTTTTAACTCTTCTTCTTTCATCTGCTTGTTCTGGAAATAGAACATTGCACCGAAGAGAATCAGGCATAAAACCGCGAAACTAATCATCTGCTTCTTATCGATTCCGTTGTTTTGTTGCATTTTATTTTTGTTATAATTAAAATTTCCTATTTATTGTCCTGCTACAATTCTATAAGAAAACTTATAAATCTGCAGCAAATTTGAGCTGACAAAAATACTGTTTTTTTATCAAAACTCTATACTATAATGCATTAGTATATAATAAACTCAGGCTGAGAAAAATCAACCTGAGTTTATGGATAGACGTTTATGGTAATAAATTACCTTATTTGTTTCCGTTGGGTTGAATATAACATTCCTCCCATACTAAAATATCTTATTTAGAA
Coding sequences:
- the yidC gene encoding membrane protein insertase YidC, translated to MQQNNGIDKKQMISFAVLCLILFGAMFYFQNKQMKEEELKAQQQKTEQVKNAVKQAQATNINPNVTPGAIQTANLSNKELNIEFSSLGGQVSKVQLSEYKAYNNKTDQADLPLYLINKNNSNYGFQFKDKTGKVINTKDLVFTPAVNGNAVTMTANYNGAVIQFIYTLLPKYTLDFKVRTQGLSAVTSDNKADFIWDYNVRNLEKGRAQEQSHSEFSYAFNNYKDYDYDGRTTMDEEKETLNWIGVKQQFFSSVIEAKNGFTQSKGNQENVEEGEYLKKFNYEGFVQMTGSELNQDFTWYFMPLDLPLLKSYDKNFDEILPLGWSFIGAMNRYFFMWLYAIIASWGLSAGWVIFAMTIIVKLILSPIMYKQHKLSAMMKVIRPEIDEVNAKFKDADPMKKQQATMEVYRKAGVNQMAGCLPALVQIPIFYALFRFFPNFIDLRGQGFWFAKDLTAYDDLIKLPFKVPFLGDHLSIFALACTIVILIYTVMTSGNMQQPQQEGMPNMKVLMYIFPITFLFFLNTSASGLSWYYFVSNAINILIILVIKYVILDEKKIHAQIQANKEKPKTEGKFQKKMREMMEQAQQQQQAQEQQRKKK
- a CDS encoding ribonuclease HII, translating into MELLHKWTDHYIEAGCDEVGRGCLSGPVVAAAVILDDKFKQNLVNDSKKLTFKTRMDLDSYIKDNVKNYAIAELPPAFIDEHNILNASIHAMHRALDQLTITPELILVDGNKFHPYNYIPHQCIIKGDSKVLSIAAASILAKNYRDRLMIELHEEFPEYGWNTNFGYATKKHQEALIKHGPTVHHRQSFRLKYD